CAAGAAACAATTCTTTTAATTGCTGATGTTTTAGATTTAAAAGCTAATGCCAAAAAATTTGCAAGTGGAGTTGTTTTAGAAGCGCACCTAGATAAAGCAAAAGGACCAGTTGCTTCAATTCTTGTGCAAGCAGGAACTTTAAATATGCGCGATGTCTTAGTGGCAGGACCAACTTTTGGTGCTATCAAAGATATCGAAAATGCAAACGGTCTTAAAATAACATCTGCTGGTCCCTCAAAACCAGTAGTTATTTTCGGATTGAATTCAGTTCCTAATGCGGGAGATAAATTTTTAGTAATGAACGATGAAAAAATGGCACGTTCAATCGCTGAAGCTCAAGCTGAAAAACAATTAGCTGCCGAAAGAATGACTAAACAAAGTTTTACTTTGGATTCAATTAAAAACCACATTGATGAAGGAGAATTAAAGTCAATTAACGTTATTGTTAAAGCTGATACTCAAGGTTCTGTTGAAGCCTTAAAAGGTTCATTAATGAAAATTGATGTTGATGGAGTGAAAATCAATGTTATTCGTGCATCTGTTGGGGCTATTTCAAATTCTGATATTACTTTAGCAGCCGCTGGTCAAGCAATAATTTATGGATTTAATGTCCGTCCGACTGCAAATGTAAGAAATAAAGCTGATGAAGATGGTGTTGATATTCGTTTGCACACAATTATTTATAAAGTAATTGAAGAATTAGAAGCTGCTGCAAAAGGAATGTTAGACCCAATCATTGAAGAAAAAGTTTTAGGTCAAGCCGAAGTACGTGCTTTATTTAGACATTCTGCAATCGGAACAATTGCTGGTTTCCATGTTGTTGATGGGGTCATTGCTCGTAATTCTAAAGTTAGAATTTTACGTGATGGAGTTGTTATTTATACTGGAGAAATTTCTTCACTAAAACACCAAAAAGAAGACATTAAAGAAGCAAAAATCAGCAGTGAAGGTGGATTAACTATCAAAAACTTTAATGATTTAAAAGAAGGCGATGTTATTGAAGCTTACAAAACTGAAGAAGTTAGTGCTTATTAGGAGGCTTAATGGGGAATTACAAAATATCAGCTCGTAAAGAGTCGTTAATTCTAAGAGAGTTAACCTTGATTTTATCAAGAGAATTACAAAATCCAATTTTGAACTCGATTTCAATTAGTGAAGTTCGTTTAACTCATGATCAAGAATTAGCAAAAATTTATTATTCATTTATTGTTTTTACTAACTCTGATATCACTTTAGAAAAAGTGACTGAAGAATTAGAAAAACATCATAAAAAAATTCGTCGTTTGCTAGCAGCTAAAGTTAAAATGCGTGCTGTTCCAGATTTGGAATTTATTTACGATACTTCATTAGACAATGCAAATAAAATTGAAAAAATCTTAAATGATTTAAAAAAATAACTATCAAGCTTAAGAGAGGAGAAAATAATGTTTTTATCATCAGGAATTTTTATTGTTGATAAACCAGAAGGTTTGTCAACAAACGCTGTGATTCAAAAAGTTAAGCGTAAATTTAACATTAAAAAAATTGGTCACGCAGGAACATTGGATCCTCTTGCAACTGGAGTTGTAGTTTGTTTAGTTAATAGTGCAACAAAAATTAGTGATTTTTTACTAAATGCAGATAAACAATATTTAGTAACAGTGAAATTATTTG
The sequence above is drawn from the Williamsoniiplasma somnilux genome and encodes:
- the infB gene encoding translation initiation factor IF-2 is translated as MIKNNKYKKPNNVAAKKRAAEHTKNIKQQLNETTATGLIDGVFVFTEPLSIADFSKKIGKPITEIVKYFFAHGVMLNQNAILNESQIGELALEFGFDFKKEEVLTKENIFEQLQVEDNPEDLTPRAPIVTIMGHVDHGKTTLLDSMRNSNVVDGEAGGITQAIGAYQVKNKATNKSITFIDTPGHEAFTEMRSRGANATDIVILIVAADDGVKPQTEEAIDHAKQANVPIIVFVNKTDKPGADPEKVKVELMNYGLVAEEFGGDIPFIFGSAKQKIGLEELQETILLIADVLDLKANAKKFASGVVLEAHLDKAKGPVASILVQAGTLNMRDVLVAGPTFGAIKDIENANGLKITSAGPSKPVVIFGLNSVPNAGDKFLVMNDEKMARSIAEAQAEKQLAAERMTKQSFTLDSIKNHIDEGELKSINVIVKADTQGSVEALKGSLMKIDVDGVKINVIRASVGAISNSDITLAAAGQAIIYGFNVRPTANVRNKADEDGVDIRLHTIIYKVIEELEAAAKGMLDPIIEEKVLGQAEVRALFRHSAIGTIAGFHVVDGVIARNSKVRILRDGVVIYTGEISSLKHQKEDIKEAKISSEGGLTIKNFNDLKEGDVIEAYKTEEVSAY
- the rbfA gene encoding 30S ribosome-binding factor RbfA, producing the protein MGNYKISARKESLILRELTLILSRELQNPILNSISISEVRLTHDQELAKIYYSFIVFTNSDITLEKVTEELEKHHKKIRRLLAAKVKMRAVPDLEFIYDTSLDNANKIEKILNDLKK